The genomic region AGGAGAGTGGTGGCCGAAATATGCGTAACATAGTTGGCTAACTCTTGTTGCGATATACGGGAAATAGGAGCACCTCCAATTGTAATACGTCCTTTTCCGGGATCCCACATTCGGGAAATTAACCCGGTAAGTGTCGTTTTTCCCGAACCGGAAGCACCTACCAATGCCACAGTACTTTGATCTTTTATGTAAAAAGAAGCACGGTTTACAATGTTATGATCTTTGATATAACCAAAGGTTACGTTCTCAAATCGGACATCAAATTTTGTGATTGGGGTGGTGGCTGTTTTAAATAGTTTCATGATTGCATGTTAGGGTAAATTCCTATACGGATTGGTGTTCTTCACGACGTTCTGTAGCCGATTGCTCTTCGCTCGTTCCGAATTTCCAATAGGAATAGGCATATACTTCTTCTTTGGTCCAGTTTCGTTCTTTGCGGAGGTAATTCCGTATGGCTTTAACAGCCGAAAATTCGGCAGCAACATAACCAAAACGACGTAGAGTAGCTTCGGGTAATGGTATTTCCCGAATACGGTCTTCGAGGATGATATTCTGCAAATTTTCTCCGTAAAAATGCCAGTTCAAAACCACTTTCGAACGGGTTTGTATCGGTTGGATTTCCTGCGGATTTTCAACCAGAATATGGGCTACGCCTTGTGCGTTTTCCGGTAGGTCTTCCAGGATCGCACTGATTACCGGAATGGCGGTGGCGTCACCGGCCAGTAAATACCAGTCGGCTTCCGG from Flavobacterium sp. WV_118_3 harbors:
- a CDS encoding siderophore-interacting protein; the protein is MAKKENKAQHIINATLKVKHKTYITPHYLRITLTGADVPRFAAATVGENNKIFIPPTGVSEVHFPTFENGKWSPLPPEISPTVRTYTHRGIDLKKNEMYIDFVAHGDNGPASAWAMHAKEGDLLGIAMYGLKTELYPEADWYLLAGDATAIPVISAILEDLPENAQGVAHILVENPQEIQPIQTRSKVVLNWHFYGENLQNIILEDRIREIPLPEATLRRFGYVAAEFSAVKAIRNYLRKERNWTKEEVYAYSYWKFGTSEEQSATERREEHQSV